aatgcaatcctatggcagcggccccgggcaaaaattctgcgggaaatcccaccgcggaatttccgcccgtgtgcaggggagcGCTGGCAGACatctatgcacactgtgctgctaggacctgcctgccttgaccctatcgggagctgggggtgtgagaggggccttcCACCTGTCAAATCACTTGCTTCTGTTggggtcaagatacactaataccggccgTCTCAATAGCAGTGCATGCGCTCCCTTGTAAGGATCAGGaaaactatcttttctccttaaggagagcacctagaaggtgagtgagcagacttataaagccatttctgctcctctgggtaatatgcaaataagggagatggaacaatacctctgcagcgctttCTGTTGGAAGGCAACAAAATAAAAGGTGTATAGAGAGCGCCTCAGGAAATAAATTCTTTGGATAGacgaaaaaatatatgtaaagcaACCGTCAGTGTGGGCAGTTGTAGAAAAACCCTTTGCTAGTACTCAATCTTCATCGATCCTTCTTGATgcaaggagagctgcagaaaaaaagctgGGGGGTTCTGAATGATCAGTTCCCCCAGATAAAACATAGAATAAcagcagaagccccctcctctgagtGTCATCCACAAGTATCCAAGTACACAGACTCCCACGTGTACACTAAAGGAAAAGAGTTTATTTggtggcaacgcgtttcggtgcatagacacgcacctttctcaagcccaaAACGTGTTGCCACCAAATAAAGTCTTTTCCTTTAGTGTACACGTGGGAGTCTGTGTACTTGGATACTTATGGATGACactcagaggagggggcttctgctgATCACATCCCCCTCCTTTTCAAgtaagtttttttcttttgtcattATTCATATGGGAGTTGTttactccttttttctttttactctctTCATACGAGCGCAGAAATTTCTTTTTCTTGACATTattctattggaaggcagcattcctgcaagtctatgttagactctttatacaagccttgtaacgatgactggaaattgaaagccTTGTAACTAGTCACACTGTGCGCACATAGTTTGACCTCATAGATCCATAGCTATATCTTCCCGTTCCCTGTTGAACGTTCTTATGATCTGTTGTTTTTCTTCATCCCTATAACCATGATGCCCTGAGGAACATTCCTCTATTTACAAAGAAAGTGATGTTCTTGTAGCGCGTGGATACAGAGTATTGATGGAGCCGCGATTCCAAGAACGTTAGAGTTCCTGCGCAGCTTCATGTGACACGCATACATCTCAGTATTATCATCTGCAAACAGATTCGGGGTTGATTCAGGCTGATAAGCTGATCACGCTGCATTATTAGTCTATTGTGTAAATCTCCAAAATATCACTTCCATCACAGAAAGGCATCGGACTGGACGAgtcgtgtttgttttttttttctttttgattttgGTAGTTTCATTGTTGTGCTTTTAGGGGTATTTTGGATAGTTGCTGCAATTTCAATATTTCACCTATCCACTGGTGTTTCCAGACCATGTATAGCTTGATTGCTAGCCCAAAGTCATACATATGTCTGACACATCCCATGGACCCGCTGTTCTTGCAGCACATCGCTATGTCACCTCTGGACCTGCTCTCCTTTCTTAGTAATGTTCTTTCACATCAACTCACATGCTCCACGCAAAGCAAGATCGCAGAGCGGACGTACGTTTGCAACACGTGTTTACGGGCGAATAGCCATACGTAGAGTGAAGGTTCATACGTGCATGGACAAGGCGTGTTCGCGATGATTCTGCTAAAATGAACAGGGTTGGTATCTACTTGGCTTCACATGCTTGGCCACCTCTAGTCCGTAGCCTACAGGTCCTGACCACTGGAAACCATACCGGGGCAGTGAGAAGGTAAATGGGTAATTCTGCAGGGTTACAGATTATCTAACATTTCACCATATAAAAAATAGTTCAATATGAAATGGACTttgaccagaataccccttttaggCCTTTAAGAAAGTTAGTCAGAGTTACAGCTTCCAGATCTGTGTGTACTGTAGCATATGGCGTTCCTCTGGCTCCATACTAAAAAGCTGTAATCCTCTTATGAGCTGCTATATTACTGCTTAGAAGTACAGccatctgtatgcctccatatgaAATGATAGATCAATAGCGGAGGGCAAACACTGCTAAAAACCCAATTGTGAACCCAACCCAAGGTAGCCAACTAAAGACAGTAGTCCTACTCTCAGGTGTGCATGGAGAACATTCACAGGTATTCATAGTTACTGCAGTTGCCTGTCTCTGCTGAATCTAGTCTCTTCAAGCACCGACACTGGATTTATACTTGATCCTTGGCAGCATATTCCTTGGAGAGAGCCTATGTAAGAATACGAGGTACATTATACCAAGGGAACTGCTGACAAATGCTGTTTAAGTATTTGCTGACCTTTATTATATTGAGTCTTGTGTGACGGTAATTGCTAGTTCTTGGTGATATATGTAGCAATACTGGGCTTGGAATCAAACCACAGTTTATTATATATTGAAGCCAAATATATCTGTACAGCAAAGCTACACTTGAAAGGGAACCTTTCAAcacctttgccccccccccccctaaactgttatggggctcaaaggtgagggaatggggGGTCAAGGGAGCCTCTTTTTATATTCACCGGCTCCCCCGTTCCAGCACTGTCAGGGCGTGCCGCTAGCGTGACCCTTCTCAGAAGGCTATGTGTGCACCCTCTCCCATAGCAGcccagccttctgaaaagagtcacactgtgcaGCACTGATTTCTCAGGGATACAGTGCTGAAATCGGAGAGCTGGTGGGTATGAGATACAGCTCCCTGGATCCCCTGTTCCCCCAtctgtcataaatggctgcatatccaagtggaagaatgtcctaggcccagtgttgttcaacatgtttataaatgatccggaggagggaattgaggggaaactgatcaaatttgcagatgacacaaagctagaagggatagctaacactagagaagagagaaaggattcaaaaagatctagaaaagctcgaacagtgggcagcgacaaacaatggtatttaacaaggagaaatgcaaagtcctacaactgggcaagaaaaatgtaaaaagcacatacagaatgggaggaattaagctaagcagcacatgtgaaaaagacttgggtatagtaatagaccatagattgaacatgagtcaataatgtggtgtagcagccaaaaaggcaaacataattttgggatgtattaaaggggttgtcccgcgccgaaacggggtttttttttcaacagcccccccgttcggcgcaagacaaccccgatgcaaagAAAATGCCCTTTTCTCCATGCTGTAGATAAAACGTGTGTGCTGAAAATATTGTaacctttttctcttttcttttgttCTTCTAGATTGGTTCTGAATAGACATGAAAGAAAGGCGTTTCTAGTCGGTGTGGTAGAGAATAGTGCTGTACAAGATGGGTAGTAGACTGCCTTCGTCGGCAGCCGTGATTCGGTTTTGCCAGAAACTTAACAGGGTGAAGACTTTGGAAGATGACTTGATGGAGACATCATTTAAACGATGCCTTTCGACCCTTGACCTCACCCTTCTGGGTGTGGGAGGAATGGTGGGTTCTGGCCTGTATGTACTGACTGGTACGGTGGCCAAGGAGATAGCGGGCCCCGCGGTTGTCATATCATTCCTTATTGCCGGTATTGCCTCTCTTCTTGCAGCTCTCTGCTACGCTGAGTTTGGTGCAAGGGTGCCAAAGACGGGATCCGCTTACATGTTTACATATGTTTCAGTTGGCGAACTGTGGgctttcctgattggctggaacgtCGTCCTGGAATATATGATCGGGGGTGCGGCGGTTGCGAGAGCTTGGAGTGGATATTTGGACTCTATATTCGATCACAAGATCAAAAACTTTACTGAAAGCCATATTGGGACTTGGAACGTCCAGTTTCTGGCTCACTACCCCGACTTCCTAGCTGCAGGAATATTGCTGTttgccacagcttttatttcctTTGGGGTAAGGGTATCTTCCTGGCTTAACCATATTTTTGCTGCAATCAGTATgggaataataatttttattcttATATTTGGGTTTATCCTTGCAAACCCAAAAAACTGGTCTGCTGAACATGGTGGCTTTGCTCCATTTGGTTTCTCTGGTATCATGTCTGGCACTGCCACATGCTTCTATGCCTTTGTAGGCTTTGATGTGATTGCAGCATCGAGTGAAGAAGCAAAGAATCCTCAAAAAGCTGTTCCCATAGCAACGGCTGTGTCATTAGGTCTTGCAACTGGGGCCTATATCCTCGTGTCTGTCGTATTGACTCTAATGGTGCCTTGGAATACCCTCGTACCGGACTCTGCTCTTTCGGATGCGTTCTACAGGCGAGGCTATTCGTGGGCAGGGTTCATCGTAGCTGCTGGCTCCATTTGTGGTAAGTAAAgttttattgttctttttgttTCTGGCATAGCTATAGGTTCCACATTTGAGCACGTAGCCTTTATGGAATTGTATTTTTTGCATTCTGATACTTAGCCCATACTTATGGGCCTATGATACAGACAAGGGTACCTATGATGCAGTGAGTTCTGATCAGTAGACCCGCGGTCATGCCGGTACACACATCTGTATTATGGGCGCATATATACAGTGAATCCAATGAATCCACTGGATTACAGCGCAATTTAGTTTTGCGACAATATGTTTCACATTCATGGAACCCAAGTGGAACAGATTTAATTAAAAATCAAAGCTCGCTTTGCATCAAACTTTGTGGTTACTTATCTTTTATTATATGGAGACCCTGAGGCAGTTGGGGCCTAAACTCTCACACTGCGCAACATGGCTCAAGTCTTGGACTAGTGCAACCAATACAACTAAGGCCGTCTCACGGGCTTGTATGGTAATTGCGTAATACCGTGCATATTGCGGGCTCATAATACACTGTAGCAAGCGGCTATAGATTTGCATTGTGCCGTTCACACATATTGCGCAAAATGTGCGTGCAAGAAAAAGCACAGCATGGCAGCCCGCAGCAAACGCATTCCTTGCGTGCCACTCGCCTGTATCTCGTGGGCGGCACACAGCAGATTACGTCCGTCTGAGCTGCAATAACGGACACAACTCATGGACCGGTGTGGCACTCTATTTCCTatcctggacagcccctttaaatgctgttcgGCAAGTCACATTTTAGGTTGTCGGGCTCCGTTCATTTGGTGTTAAAACTAGTCCTGGCGGGCTAGATTACCGTAAATATCGGGGATAGAAATGCCTAGTTTGTGTCCAAATAGATATTCATGCCATTTCAAAGTGTGTATAAATGGATAGATTGTGGTTTTGCTATGGTCCCTGTGTAAATGATTAATCTACATCTTGCTTTCTTTTAAAGCCATGAATACAGTCCTGCTCAGTAACCTCTTCTCCCTTCCAAGAATTGTATATGCAATGGCTGAAGATGGGCTCTTCTTTCAATTTTTTGCGAAAGTAAACCCAACCACCAAAGTCCCCGTCATTGGAATTGTGGTATTCGGTATTTTGATGGCCATCTTGGCACTTATCTTTGACCTGGAAGCCCTAGTTCAGTTCCTATCCATCGGCACCCTGCTGGCTTACACCTTTGTCGCTGCCAGTATCATTGTTTTAAGATTTCAACAAGAGAAGACAGAACCTTCAAATGGAGCTGAGCAGGAGCAAAGTCCGCAGCCCCGCGACCCGGGAGTCAGTGTAGAAAGGATCGCCGGAGAAGAAATGAAGGAATACGAGTCTTTCTCTGATAAGCTTCAACTCGTGGAAACTCAGAAAAAAGCCAAAGAACGAAGAGAAACCGGGCACCTGAAAGCTGCCTTTGAGCCGTACCTAAAGTTCTTGAGTGACTGTTATCCTGGAGAGGTGGTCACTATCGCAGTAGTGACGATGATGTTCAGCGCCATTTGCCTCTGCTCCGTCTTGGTGTTTGGAAGTAATCAGCTGCATTTACCCAAATGGAGTTTTTATTTACTACTTGTGATTTTTTTGATTGGGTTCTTAGTCAGTTTATTCTTAATTTGGGTTCATGAACAGCAGAAGAAAACCACGACGTTCCAGGTACGTAAActactttaagggtgcattcacactttgcggaaatgctgcaggaaAACCGCAGCGGAAACCTTTactgttaaagtgaatgggattaaagcaaatcccACTCCCATGTAGAGGGTGATACGTTGAGTGAtctgtcaggcaaggtcaaagttcctatgagAGTCAAGCATTgttaagcaatagagatgagcgagtatactcgctaaggcacattactcgagcgagtagtgccttagccgagtatctccccgctcgtctctaaagattcgggggctggcgccggtgacaggtgagttgcagggggggggggggggagagggagatagagatctcccctccgttcctccccgccccccgaatctttagagacgagcggagagatactcggctaaggcactactcgctcgagtaatgtgccttagcgagtatactcgctcatctctattaagcaaccttcatatcaagtgcttatcAGTTTTACTATTGCTATGTTCCTGGCAATCCAGCGCTGAAGCTCCACGATCCTCTTGGtctttctttaaaagtggaccTCCTGTGATCTCTGCAGTGCTCATGAGCCGATCTACTGGCCTCACTGCTCAGTGATGGGAGCCATAATGCCAGGagtacagtcatgtgaccactgtggccactgattggctgcatcaaTGATGATCAGTACGAAATGTCATCGTTGACAGCTTGTAAATAACTGACACGGGACTGGTGGCGCTTCCTCGCTGAATGGTCAGGATGAACATGGTGGGTACTGTTTCTTTTTACGTGACAGTTGTAATTGTTTTATTTCTTAAGTCGGAttatctctttaaaggggttttaggaGTTTAATTTGTTGCCATGTGGAAAATTATTAAAACAAACTACACTCGCCCATCCTGCTCCCTACTCTTCCATTGCCGCCTCCCCGATCCTCCTGCTTGctctgtttacaagctgcagagtCAGTCCAACTGCATCCTGGAGGGAGGAACGGGCAGGCAGCACCGGAGCTTTCACATTACATTCTGCCCCCAAGTTTGATGTGTAGACCAGGCAAGCTTGCACCATACACATGAAACCGGTCTGCAGCCGTCCATTGCCAGACAGAGGCAAAAGTGTTCTTTTAGCCTCCAGCTGGGGTATATTGCTAAAAAGAGGATAGTGTAGTATAGTATGCTATTCCATCCCCCAGAGTTCAATAAAGTATATAGTGAATGTGTTTCTCACCTGGTAGCCTACGGGTGATGGAGGCCACAGCATGGCACCGGTCACAGGTGTCCATTATAAGTATATGTCATGTGCTTCATGACACACATGTTAAACTGATAGCTTTTCTGCCTAAGGGTAATGGATGCCGCTGTTAAGCATCCATCACTGCCTGACTTTATTGTATACATTGGGAGCTTATATGCTAACCAGAGGCGAAAAACACAATGTGAGCGTAGCCTTATGGGATAATTATCTCTACTGGCTTTATGCCTATTATCATTACTACATTATCACTAGTTCTAAGCATAAATTGGATTTTGCCTCATTCCCTTCTTATGACACAAGCCTACTTTTCCATAAATATCtgttaggcctttttcacacgggctacaaaatcgcacgattttgtagcgatgtgacattgctacaaaacacatggatgtgaagctcatggtttccaaccGGTTCTTTcacatgttttgtagcctgaaaaaacccatgggcttcatatacatgcgttttgtagcgatgttgcatccctacaaaattgtgcgatttttttatagcccatgtgaaacaggcctaaggcCTACAAATCGcatttatgtgaagcccatgctttcctatgggttacttcacatgtgcgatgttttgtagcatgcaacaactagACACAAAAAAAACTCACGGGTCCCGCAATATGCCCGCGACTCACAAGGTTTTGTAACCTGTGTTTCactatagagccttcctctcttttgcattgcatgaaaatgcagtttttgtgcgatgcaatgcaaatttgacaataggaaatcctactgtcaaagcctaaactaagccctaactgcaggaaaaaaaatttaaaaaccgtATACATCACCTTAAAAGCGCTCTCGGTCCCCGGCACTGTTTATCTTCATCTTTTCTGgacgggaattgaaaaatccccgccttctggaaacactggctctgattggctgatgcttagcaaatcacagccagcactcgataaatCAGTCaaagccattcatcgagcactggctgtgattggctaagcatcagccaatcacagccagcgcttacagaaggctgggatttttaaatccctgtccagaagagatgaagagtaGTGCCGGGGACCAAGAAGAAACTGAGGCAATGCCCCGGACAGCATTTCTAAGTGATGTATCCtttgtgtaaatacaccctaacaTTTACACATGAAGATTGTGGCGTGTTTCTTGTTGGATTATTTCTCTTATCGTACCAATTTTAATCTGCAGGTTCCATTGGTGCCGTTGATCCCTTCGCTTAGTATCCTGCTGAACATATATCTCATGCTCAAACTCAACTACATGACATGGGTGCGATTCACTGTATGGCTAACTTTAGGTAAGCACTTGAATGATATATACATTGCCCAAAACTTAATCAGATCAATTAAGGGAAGGTGTTATTTATTTTTGTGCTTAAAGGGAACACTTAAATCACGCAATTGGgtaaatttactaagcccagcatttctGACACTGAGCTTCATACGATTTCCTCCAGTGCACTTACTACACGAAGAGGCCGGCACCTCTTTGTATAAGTGCTTTCCCAGCATCTCGGCGCACCAGAGAAATATACACCAGGTCTGACCTGCCCTACATATCCGGTAAATTATACATAATCTGTTGGTTCATGTAGCCACACCCCCTTCTaaaagccctgcccactttttaaaaaaagtggtgGGGCCCATGCAGAAGGAAGACAGGTCACAATTTTTTGTGTAAGCGCCCACAATACAAGGCCTGTCCATTTTGCTGCTTGCTGGTGAATGCCAATCAAGTTGCGCAGGGCTCTGTTTTGAGCACAGATTCAACTACAGGACATCAGACCCTCATGTCACCTTTGTGGGGTCAGTTTCTAACCGTTCGGTGGGAACATGCAGACCAGTAGCCCCCTGGAAGTGACTTTGCAGGGCTCTAGCAGTGTTCCTCCCTGCACAAATGATGAtgggttgatgcccttctatGGCCCTGTCCATCTCTTGTCTTGCAATGGCCCATGTCTTGGCTTCTGCCAATGCTCTTGAGACTACAGTTGTGATACTGCTAATTCAGCTTGTTGTAGCAGGTTGCTTTACTAACGAGTCGCAGCCCAGCTATTTGCGTAGCACGACCACGTGACTAGGCTATGCAATTAGCATACCACAGCTTGCAGGTGTGGGGCGGTCTGGACTGCAAATGGAACTTGCCATCCTTCAAGGATGCTGATGCTACATCAGTATGGTTGGAGACCCAGCAAGCAGCCTTTATCCTTCCAGCTTGTTAGTTGTAATATAGTTTTTGTTTCTGTCCTCCAAATGTGCCAGTTATGAGATCACATAGTGGGTCACGTGCCAAGTAACATCACTAATTGAGTCCgggcagtgacatcccacaaacctgtcacatgggctaGAATACTGTAGTCCTGCCCATGTGTGTGGGGATGTCCCTGCTCATAATATTGTATTGAGCCGTCTTCAAGCTGCAGTGACTGCGCATGTGTAATCCTTCAAGTTCCATCAACCGCACATGCACAGTCACATGTGTCCTCCTCTGAAATTTCACTTTTTCATCAGCAAGGGCAGGTCCCGAGTAACCCACTCCCAAAATACCGGCGCTGCAGCTGCTGATGCCATTAACTGAATCTTCATTACATACATATACTGCTGTCTCCACTATGAAGCGGAGCGCTACTGACTGTACAGCAGTGCTGATGGGGAAACTCCAGAACCTTCAGGCCTTCCCTTGCTATCCTTTAGCAGAGTACACAATGAATTATGACCTTGCATGGTCTGGATGCCATACACAAAGTCAATGCCCTAATCTAGACTCCAGCATggcaaataaataaatcttatttgtgtagcgccaacttattccgcagcgctttcaggtaattttttttttcatttattaccccccactaagctgggtactcattttaccaacctcgaaaggatggaaggctgagtcggctacctgaagcaggcagggattgaacttgcaaccttcaggtcgtgagcaagagcttacactctgcgccacaatgACTCAAATATGCCTAATAATACAGAAATACAAGAACAGGTAAAAGTAAATGTATAACACCTTGTGTTTTTACTTTCAGGTCTGTTTGTGTATTTCGGTTATGGTATCTGGCACAGCAAAGAAAACTTGCGTGGTCCAAAAAGTCATGGAGTCACTGCACGTTATGTAGTATTTCCAAACAGCAGTCTAGAAGAAACCGTACAACAGATCCAACCAAATCTACAAGACACCATGGGAAGAGCCGAGATTACAGATGAAGAAATCCATAAGAGATGATAGTTAAAGCTGTAAGTTAGGAAGCCTACATCCTACGGGCAACACTGGCATCACTTTGCTGCATCCTACGGGCACACTGGCATCACTTGCTGCATCCTTCCCTCTGCTGCCATCCATGCAGGTTTaatgaaaaaatgaaatggaagAGCTTGAAGTGGGGAGGATAAAATACTGGTGCTTATTAT
This region of Eleutherodactylus coqui strain aEleCoq1 chromosome 5, aEleCoq1.hap1, whole genome shotgun sequence genomic DNA includes:
- the SLC7A4 gene encoding cationic amino acid transporter 4 — its product is MGSRLPSSAAVIRFCQKLNRVKTLEDDLMETSFKRCLSTLDLTLLGVGGMVGSGLYVLTGTVAKEIAGPAVVISFLIAGIASLLAALCYAEFGARVPKTGSAYMFTYVSVGELWAFLIGWNVVLEYMIGGAAVARAWSGYLDSIFDHKIKNFTESHIGTWNVQFLAHYPDFLAAGILLFATAFISFGVRVSSWLNHIFAAISMGIIIFILIFGFILANPKNWSAEHGGFAPFGFSGIMSGTATCFYAFVGFDVIAASSEEAKNPQKAVPIATAVSLGLATGAYILVSVVLTLMVPWNTLVPDSALSDAFYRRGYSWAGFIVAAGSICAMNTVLLSNLFSLPRIVYAMAEDGLFFQFFAKVNPTTKVPVIGIVVFGILMAILALIFDLEALVQFLSIGTLLAYTFVAASIIVLRFQQEKTEPSNGAEQEQSPQPRDPGVSVERIAGEEMKEYESFSDKLQLVETQKKAKERRETGHLKAAFEPYLKFLSDCYPGEVVTIAVVTMMFSAICLCSVLVFGSNQLHLPKWSFYLLLVIFLIGFLVSLFLIWVHEQQKKTTTFQVPLVPLIPSLSILLNIYLMLKLNYMTWVRFTVWLTLGLFVYFGYGIWHSKENLRGPKSHGVTARYVVFPNSSLEETVQQIQPNLQDTMGRAEITDEEIHKR